Proteins encoded within one genomic window of bacterium:
- the rfbC gene encoding dTDP-4-dehydrorhamnose 3,5-epimerase, with protein MIFTETPLKGSYLVSPEKITDERGFFARSWCEKEFRDVGLASRIAQCSISYNRLKGTLRGMHYQVPPFEEDKLVRCTRGAIHDVIIDLRHDSKSFGKHFSVTLTSVNRTMLYIPKGFAHGFLTLENDTEIYYQMSEFYAPDSARGVRWNDPAFSIEWPGNVLILSEKDRSYPDFDTKKAGH; from the coding sequence TTGATATTCACGGAAACCCCGCTGAAGGGCTCCTACCTCGTTTCTCCGGAAAAGATAACAGATGAGAGAGGATTTTTCGCGCGATCTTGGTGCGAGAAGGAGTTCCGGGATGTGGGCTTGGCTTCTCGAATTGCGCAGTGCAGCATTTCGTACAATCGATTGAAAGGAACCTTGCGAGGGATGCATTACCAGGTCCCGCCCTTCGAAGAGGACAAACTGGTCCGATGCACCCGGGGGGCGATCCACGACGTGATCATCGACCTTCGTCATGATTCAAAATCTTTCGGGAAGCACTTCAGTGTCACGTTGACTTCCGTAAACAGGACCATGCTCTACATCCCCAAGGGATTCGCCCACGGGTTCCTTACCCTCGAGAATGACACGGAGATTTATTATCAGATGTCCGAGTTCTACGCTCCCGATTCCGCCAGGGGAGTCCGGTGGAACGATCCTGCATTTTCGATCGAGTGGCCTGGAAATGTGCTGATACTGTCGGAGAAAGACCGTTCCTATCCGGATTTCGACACGAAGAAGGCCGGCCACTGA
- a CDS encoding class I SAM-dependent methyltransferase — MNRSHGNGANCRFCGVPLSHTFVDLGMSPLCESYRNADQLKQMEPFYPLHVYVCGNCILVQLEEFVSPEKIFTEYAYYSSYSDSWLSHARSYVEMVSSRFGLSAKSNVVELASNDGYLLQYFVGKGIPVLGVEPAANVAAAAVSKGVPTLVKFFGERTARDLVSRGTIADLIVGNNVLAQVPDLNDFVRGMKILLKPEGVITMEFPHLLRLIEENQFDTIYHEHFSYFSFRTAERIFSAHGLVLFDVEELPTHGGSLRVYGCHVDDESKGMCDTVRRLKERESADGLDTLGRYSSFGEKVKETKRKLLEFLIRAKREGKRIAGYGAPGKGNTLLNYCGIRTDFIDFTVDRNPYKQGKFLPGTHIPIYPPEKIRQERPDFVLIMPWNFREEIMRQLEYIREWGGKFVVFIPEVTVLP; from the coding sequence ATGAATAGGTCGCACGGCAACGGCGCCAACTGCAGGTTTTGCGGAGTCCCCCTGTCTCATACCTTCGTGGATCTCGGGATGTCCCCGCTGTGCGAAAGCTACCGCAATGCGGACCAGCTGAAACAGATGGAGCCCTTCTATCCGCTTCATGTGTACGTCTGCGGAAACTGCATCCTGGTGCAGCTCGAGGAGTTTGTCTCCCCGGAGAAGATCTTCACGGAGTACGCCTATTATTCCTCCTATTCGGACTCTTGGCTTTCCCATGCACGGTCGTACGTGGAGATGGTGTCGAGCCGGTTCGGGCTATCCGCGAAGAGCAATGTGGTGGAGCTCGCGAGCAACGACGGCTACCTTCTCCAGTATTTCGTCGGGAAGGGGATTCCCGTCCTGGGCGTGGAGCCTGCCGCGAATGTCGCAGCGGCTGCGGTCTCCAAAGGGGTCCCGACCCTTGTGAAATTTTTCGGCGAGCGAACGGCCCGGGATCTCGTATCCCGGGGAACGATAGCGGACCTCATCGTCGGGAATAACGTCCTGGCCCAGGTACCTGACCTGAACGATTTCGTCCGGGGGATGAAGATTCTGCTGAAGCCCGAAGGGGTCATCACGATGGAGTTCCCTCACCTCCTGCGGTTGATCGAAGAGAACCAGTTCGACACGATCTACCACGAGCACTTTTCCTACTTTTCCTTCCGGACGGCAGAGAGGATATTTTCCGCACACGGCCTGGTCCTCTTCGATGTCGAGGAGCTCCCGACCCACGGAGGATCGCTTCGGGTCTACGGTTGCCATGTCGATGACGAGTCGAAGGGGATGTGCGATACGGTCCGTCGGCTCAAGGAGAGAGAGTCCGCAGATGGTCTCGACACCCTTGGGCGATATTCATCCTTCGGCGAGAAAGTGAAGGAGACCAAGAGGAAACTGCTCGAGTTTCTTATCCGGGCAAAGCGGGAAGGGAAGCGGATTGCGGGGTACGGGGCGCCGGGCAAAGGGAACACGCTCCTCAATTACTGCGGCATCCGGACGGATTTCATCGACTTCACGGTGGACAGGAATCCATACAAGCAGGGAAAGTTTCTTCCGGGGACGCATATCCCCATTTATCCCCCGGAAAAGATCCGTCAGGAACGTCCGGACTTCGTGCTGATCATGCCCTGGAATTTCCGGGAGGAGATCATGCGGCAGCTCGAATACATCCGGGAGTGGGGCGGGAAATTCGTGGTCTTCATCCCCGAAGTGACAGTCTTACCTTGA
- a CDS encoding glycosyltransferase, whose amino-acid sequence MINLEPGMAYNLKEKIQKYIIWNDFTNIIVSKNMAYQEVKLKKEYDLFIAHCADIYDLLQVPAIRGWKNHCRTSICWIDELWIKNLPKYKHWLSALKNFDHIILGLNGTVEAISNLLERPCYWIPSGVDAIRFSPFPHSPTRVIDICNIGRIWEGIHQAMIKLAAEKKLFYVYDTFHVSDTETKNYRQHREMIANMAKRSKYFFVAPAKMNLFKETDGQIEVGSRYYEASAAGAVMLGNVPDCESFRSSFNWPDAVIEINPDGSDVSEVILSLSAQPERLLEISRRNASEALLRHDWVYRWRSVLDIAGLKPTPAMEIRENKLKLIAEQI is encoded by the coding sequence TTGATCAATCTGGAGCCAGGAATGGCCTATAATCTAAAAGAAAAAATTCAGAAATACATCATTTGGAATGACTTTACAAATATTATTGTCTCAAAAAATATGGCATATCAAGAAGTCAAGCTCAAGAAAGAATATGATCTGTTCATTGCCCATTGCGCAGATATATATGATCTGCTTCAAGTTCCTGCCATTCGCGGATGGAAAAATCATTGCAGAACCAGCATCTGCTGGATTGACGAATTATGGATTAAGAATCTTCCAAAATACAAACATTGGTTATCTGCGTTAAAAAATTTTGATCATATCATATTAGGACTGAACGGTACAGTTGAAGCGATCAGTAACTTATTAGAGCGCCCTTGTTATTGGATTCCCAGCGGAGTCGACGCGATTCGTTTCAGTCCCTTTCCTCATTCTCCAACTCGAGTAATTGATATTTGCAACATCGGCCGTATATGGGAGGGGATTCACCAAGCAATGATAAAACTTGCTGCAGAAAAAAAATTATTTTACGTGTACGACACATTTCATGTAAGCGATACGGAGACAAAAAATTATCGACAACATCGGGAGATGATTGCCAACATGGCGAAGCGAAGCAAATATTTTTTTGTTGCGCCTGCGAAAATGAATTTGTTCAAAGAAACCGATGGTCAAATTGAAGTTGGTTCCAGATATTACGAGGCGTCCGCTGCAGGAGCCGTGATGTTGGGGAATGTTCCGGATTGTGAATCTTTTCGTTCATCCTTCAATTGGCCAGATGCAGTTATTGAAATCAATCCTGATGGTTCTGATGTTTCAGAAGTTATTTTAAGTCTTTCTGCCCAGCCGGAACGTCTTCTGGAAATCAGCCGAAGAAATGCATCAGAAGCGCTTCTGCGCCATGATTGGGTATATCGATGGAGAAGTGTTTTAGATATTGCTGGCCTTAAACCAACTCCGGCAATGGAGATCCGAGAGAATAAATTGAAATTAATAGCTGAACAAATATAA
- a CDS encoding SDR family oxidoreductase yields the protein MRVIVTGSNGYIGSVLVPLLVGKGHEVRGLDSDLYGACTYGPAFPEFRFTKKDIRDVDLSDLKGYDAVIHLAALSNDPLSDLNPGLTFEINHAASVRLATLAKEAGVSRFLFSSSCSTYGASGDAILNESASFNPVTPYGTTKVLVEKDVSVLADHTFSPTFLRNATAYGISPRMRFDLVLNNLVAWAYASGIVYLKSDGTPWRPLVHVEDIARAFITILEAPRETVHNQAFNVGSNEENYRILDLAKIVEKTVQGCRIEFANDAGPDKRCYRVDFGKFRFTFPNHPPKWNAGSGAVDIYESYRKYGIRQEDFEGSRYKRIDHIKQLISTGRLDESLRWIAKQP from the coding sequence ATGCGCGTAATCGTGACGGGATCGAACGGGTATATCGGCTCGGTGCTCGTCCCTTTGCTGGTGGGGAAGGGTCATGAAGTTCGGGGACTGGATAGTGACCTTTACGGAGCATGTACGTATGGGCCGGCGTTTCCCGAATTCCGATTCACAAAAAAAGACATTCGTGACGTCGATCTCTCCGACTTAAAGGGGTACGACGCGGTTATCCACTTGGCGGCGCTGTCCAACGATCCGCTGAGCGACCTGAATCCCGGTTTGACCTTCGAGATCAACCATGCGGCGTCCGTGAGGCTTGCAACCCTCGCGAAGGAAGCCGGCGTGAGCCGATTCCTTTTTTCCTCCTCCTGCAGCACCTATGGGGCATCCGGGGATGCCATCCTGAACGAAAGCGCTTCCTTCAACCCTGTGACGCCGTATGGGACGACCAAGGTCCTCGTGGAGAAGGATGTCTCAGTGCTTGCCGATCACACGTTCAGTCCCACGTTTCTTCGGAACGCCACCGCATACGGGATCTCCCCGAGGATGCGATTCGACCTCGTGCTCAACAATCTCGTCGCATGGGCCTACGCGTCCGGGATCGTTTATCTGAAAAGCGACGGCACCCCATGGCGTCCATTGGTCCACGTCGAGGACATCGCACGAGCCTTCATCACCATTCTCGAGGCGCCTCGGGAGACGGTCCACAACCAGGCATTCAATGTCGGTAGCAACGAGGAGAACTACCGGATCCTGGATCTGGCGAAGATCGTGGAGAAGACCGTCCAAGGTTGCCGGATAGAGTTTGCCAATGATGCGGGTCCCGACAAGCGGTGCTACAGGGTCGATTTCGGGAAGTTCCGATTCACGTTTCCGAACCATCCGCCGAAATGGAACGCCGGATCGGGGGCTGTTGATATTTACGAGTCCTACAGGAAGTACGGTATACGCCAGGAGGACTTCGAGGGATCGCGCTACAAGCGGATCGATCATATCAAACAATTGATTTCTACCGGACGGTTGGACGAATCTCTCCGCTGGATCGCAAAGCAACCATGA
- a CDS encoding GMC family oxidoreductase N-terminal domain-containing protein, with protein MHHLIAATKGTLRRLIVAQLNFMFKKTENLLQKHSLNRINEVIRRNQMRPSNGTRWLISDEAALLEMLASLIVPSDEDTPGVNEMDVLGSSVTKTIETVIAGSTVRQNLYTEGLIAFDELAVSIYKSKFIELPVSKQMDLLKYLGISDKNPSKSSTSIGKLMKRLKVLPRMRDGSYPAIELFETLVQDVLSAFYTSEVSWIWLGYDGPPMPNGYPELLVPRTGKGTSGSGILRDLAASGYGIPAPYIPNKKEIIDVVVVGSGAGGGVVAKELAEAGLSVVVIEAGKRFNPFTDYPTDRTDFEVRAANVFDPDDKRRDLYTLTGPNWFIYNRAKGVGGSTLKYVGCSPRFHESDFRVFSEDGLAEDWPINYEDLEPFYSRVEYELGVSGPTDLEANPFDPPRSKPFPTAAHRFNMSSLVIKRGADKLGLHMVREPLALPSTDWNDRPACINAGTCIRGCSITAKSSIDVTYLRKAEKTRRVDIRSQCMAHRVTVGTDGKARGVVYFDKEGREHEVSARAVVLAGNAVETPRLLLLSKSSLFPAGLANSSGLVGKYFTEHLAVFALGLFSERMDPWRGTPTGGMIQDYYATKKANAFARGWTIYVSCNEQWPLSTAKQVPGWGVEHKRRTKQLFAHQVGLASVGEQLPDIRNQVTLDPVVKDLFGLPVPRLSIELGKNDRAMIKAIKESFVDILKAAGAIEILENELRPGGSCHYLGTCRMGSDPRRSVVNAWGRTHDVPNLFIADGSVFVTGAAVNPALTISALATRIAEGMTIAFQRGEL; from the coding sequence ATGCACCATTTAATTGCCGCAACCAAGGGGACGTTGCGACGCCTTATTGTGGCACAATTGAATTTTATGTTTAAAAAGACAGAAAACTTATTGCAAAAACATTCATTAAATCGGATAAATGAGGTAATCCGACGCAACCAAATGCGTCCAAGTAATGGCACCCGTTGGTTGATTTCAGATGAGGCAGCACTTCTGGAAATGCTGGCTTCCTTAATTGTACCCTCTGATGAAGACACACCTGGTGTAAACGAGATGGACGTATTGGGTTCTTCCGTGACGAAAACTATCGAGACGGTGATTGCAGGTTCGACAGTGAGACAAAATCTCTACACAGAAGGGTTAATCGCATTTGACGAACTTGCAGTTAGTATTTATAAGTCGAAGTTTATTGAATTGCCTGTTTCAAAACAGATGGATCTATTGAAATATTTAGGTATATCCGATAAAAATCCATCAAAATCAAGCACATCTATTGGCAAGCTGATGAAAAGACTTAAGGTTCTCCCCAGAATGCGAGATGGTTCCTATCCGGCAATCGAATTGTTTGAGACACTGGTTCAGGATGTATTATCGGCATTTTATACAAGTGAAGTCAGCTGGATCTGGCTGGGTTACGATGGGCCTCCAATGCCCAATGGATATCCAGAGCTTCTCGTTCCCAGAACTGGAAAGGGAACATCGGGTAGTGGGATATTGCGGGATTTAGCTGCTTCCGGGTATGGTATTCCAGCGCCTTATATTCCAAATAAAAAAGAGATTATCGATGTTGTCGTCGTTGGATCTGGCGCGGGGGGGGGAGTTGTTGCAAAAGAACTCGCAGAAGCGGGTCTTTCGGTGGTGGTTATAGAAGCGGGAAAGCGATTTAATCCATTTACTGACTATCCTACCGACAGAACTGATTTCGAAGTTAGGGCAGCGAATGTGTTCGATCCAGACGACAAACGAAGAGATCTCTACACTTTGACCGGTCCGAATTGGTTCATATACAACCGTGCCAAAGGAGTTGGCGGCTCAACATTAAAGTATGTTGGATGTTCTCCCAGATTTCACGAATCGGATTTTCGTGTCTTCTCTGAAGATGGATTGGCAGAGGATTGGCCCATAAATTATGAAGATCTTGAGCCATTCTATTCGCGGGTCGAGTATGAACTTGGAGTTTCTGGACCAACCGATTTAGAGGCCAATCCGTTTGACCCTCCCCGAAGCAAACCCTTTCCTACTGCAGCGCATCGATTTAACATGTCAAGTTTGGTGATAAAACGCGGGGCAGACAAACTTGGATTGCACATGGTTCGTGAACCCCTTGCATTGCCTTCTACGGACTGGAACGACCGGCCAGCTTGCATCAACGCGGGTACCTGCATACGAGGATGTTCGATAACCGCCAAGTCCAGTATTGACGTTACCTATCTTCGAAAGGCCGAGAAAACGAGGCGGGTGGATATCAGGTCTCAGTGTATGGCACATCGAGTTACGGTTGGGACCGATGGAAAAGCACGAGGCGTCGTTTATTTCGATAAGGAAGGACGGGAACATGAGGTGTCTGCAAGAGCGGTCGTGCTTGCAGGGAACGCAGTCGAAACTCCACGACTGCTTCTTCTGAGCAAATCATCTCTGTTTCCTGCCGGCTTGGCGAACTCAAGTGGTTTGGTCGGGAAATATTTCACCGAACACCTCGCTGTCTTCGCACTTGGGCTCTTTTCAGAGCGGATGGATCCGTGGCGTGGTACCCCTACCGGTGGGATGATCCAAGACTACTATGCGACAAAAAAGGCCAACGCGTTCGCGCGTGGTTGGACGATATACGTCTCTTGTAACGAACAATGGCCCCTTTCGACCGCAAAACAAGTACCAGGTTGGGGAGTCGAGCACAAACGGCGGACGAAACAATTATTTGCTCATCAGGTGGGTTTGGCTTCCGTTGGAGAACAACTTCCAGATATTCGGAACCAGGTGACTTTGGATCCTGTCGTTAAAGATCTGTTTGGATTGCCCGTGCCTCGCTTGTCCATCGAGCTTGGTAAAAACGATCGGGCGATGATTAAAGCAATCAAGGAAAGTTTTGTGGACATCTTGAAGGCCGCGGGCGCGATCGAAATATTGGAAAATGAATTAAGACCTGGTGGTTCATGCCATTATTTAGGTACCTGCAGGATGGGCTCCGATCCTCGCAGATCTGTTGTAAATGCATGGGGCCGAACCCATGATGTCCCCAATCTTTTTATTGCTGATGGAAGCGTGTTCGTGACAGGGGCAGCAGTCAATCCGGCGCTTACAATATCCGCCCTGGCAACACGTATAGCCGAAGGTATGACAATTGCTTTTCAGAGAGGCGAACTCTAA
- a CDS encoding glutamate-1-semialdehyde 2,1-aminomutase has translation MEDLSVNFSRSIELIRKCHSIIPGGCHTYSKGDDQFPEAAPSFIVRGKGCHVWDVDGNEFIEYGMGLRAVTLGHAYPPVVEAARKQILLGSNFTRPSLIEYELAETVVELFEGAEMVKFAKNGSDVTTAAVKLSRAATGRDLVAICADHPFFSTDDWFIGTTELSAGIPMAIRDLTLTFRYNDADSVSSLFKEHPGRIACVILEPATSEEPAGDYLHAVQRLCRENGAVFILDEMITGFRWNIGGAQKHYGVVPDLSAFGKGMANGFSVSALVGKKELMELGGIHHNRERVFLLSTTHGAETHALAAAAETIRVYRQEDVVGCLHVLGERLRSGIGKAIREIGIGDYFQVIGRSCNLVYVTKDPDGNRSQPFRTLFLQELIRRGIIAPSFVVSFSHADSDIDRTIEAVSGALRVYRSALEEGIGKYLKGRPVKPVNRRFN, from the coding sequence ATGGAGGATCTATCAGTGAATTTTTCTAGGTCCATAGAATTAATAAGGAAATGCCATTCGATTATTCCGGGGGGGTGCCATACATACAGCAAAGGGGACGATCAATTTCCAGAGGCGGCCCCAAGCTTTATCGTTCGAGGGAAGGGGTGTCATGTCTGGGACGTCGACGGTAATGAATTCATCGAATACGGCATGGGTCTTCGAGCCGTGACACTCGGACATGCTTATCCTCCGGTGGTGGAGGCCGCAAGGAAGCAGATATTGCTGGGGAGCAATTTCACCAGACCTTCCTTGATCGAATATGAACTTGCGGAAACCGTAGTGGAACTGTTCGAAGGTGCGGAGATGGTTAAATTCGCGAAAAACGGGTCCGATGTGACCACTGCCGCCGTGAAGCTTTCACGCGCCGCCACGGGTAGGGACCTGGTGGCCATATGTGCGGATCACCCGTTTTTTTCGACCGACGACTGGTTCATCGGAACCACAGAACTATCTGCGGGAATCCCCATGGCCATCCGCGACCTGACGCTGACGTTTCGGTACAACGATGCCGACAGCGTGTCCTCCCTGTTCAAGGAGCACCCCGGGCGGATCGCCTGTGTGATCCTCGAACCCGCGACATCGGAAGAACCCGCAGGGGATTATCTCCATGCGGTGCAGCGGCTATGCAGGGAAAACGGAGCGGTCTTTATCCTGGACGAGATGATCACGGGGTTCCGGTGGAACATCGGAGGCGCTCAAAAACATTACGGCGTCGTCCCCGACCTCTCGGCGTTCGGAAAGGGGATGGCGAACGGTTTCTCTGTATCGGCATTGGTGGGGAAAAAGGAATTAATGGAATTGGGGGGGATCCATCATAATCGGGAGCGGGTTTTTCTCCTTTCCACGACCCATGGCGCGGAGACCCATGCGCTTGCCGCCGCTGCCGAGACCATCCGGGTCTACCGGCAGGAGGACGTCGTGGGATGCCTACATGTCCTAGGTGAGAGGCTTCGGAGCGGGATCGGGAAAGCGATCCGGGAAATCGGAATCGGCGATTATTTTCAGGTCATCGGGAGATCCTGCAACCTGGTCTATGTGACGAAGGATCCCGATGGAAACCGCTCCCAGCCTTTTCGTACGCTGTTCCTGCAGGAACTGATCAGGCGGGGGATTATCGCTCCCTCGTTCGTGGTGAGTTTCTCGCATGCCGATTCCGATATTGACAGGACAATCGAAGCCGTCAGCGGAGCATTGAGGGTTTATCGCAGCGCCTTGGAGGAGGGCATAGGGAAATACCTCAAGGGAAGACCGGTCAAGCCCGTCAACCGAAGGTTCAATTGA
- a CDS encoding glycosyltransferase family 4 protein — MTGGGDRPYALGLLSCLLSKDIHVDFIGSDELFDRNLMNHPKVFFLNLRGDQRPDASRWNKIIRVAKYYRKLIEYAYKTDSGLFHIIWLNKFIYFDRVVMNYYYKVLGKKIVHTAHNIDQQERDGKSDILNRFTLRIMYNLLDHIFVHTKKMKGQLVEQFGVDEKKISVIPFGINDTIPTTHLTKIQARQKLEIRDGEKVLLFFGNIAPYKGLEYLVLAMPILKEKLGHIKLIIAGRVKNCNSYWEKNQEMIVKNKLEDCVLARTEFIPDEDVEIYFKAADALILPYRSIYQSGVLFLSYNFGLPVIATDVGSLREDIIEGETGYLCPPEDPNSLALSIINYYESRLYKEIETNKYKIKNFAKEKYSWSKIGDITISAYNMYV, encoded by the coding sequence TTGACGGGTGGTGGAGACAGGCCGTATGCACTCGGGCTTCTCTCTTGTTTGCTATCTAAAGACATTCATGTAGATTTCATCGGAAGCGATGAGCTTTTCGACCGGAATCTCATGAATCACCCGAAAGTCTTTTTCCTTAATCTGCGGGGCGACCAGAGACCGGATGCTTCCCGATGGAATAAAATCATTCGGGTCGCAAAATATTACAGGAAACTTATCGAATATGCTTACAAGACGGATTCCGGTTTGTTTCACATCATTTGGCTGAATAAGTTCATTTATTTCGATCGGGTTGTGATGAATTATTACTACAAGGTTCTAGGAAAAAAAATCGTTCACACGGCCCATAATATCGATCAGCAGGAAAGAGACGGGAAAAGCGACATTCTGAACCGGTTTACATTGAGAATCATGTATAACTTGTTGGATCATATATTTGTCCACACCAAAAAAATGAAGGGACAATTAGTCGAGCAATTCGGGGTGGACGAAAAGAAGATCTCGGTGATTCCTTTCGGCATCAACGACACGATTCCTACCACTCATTTGACGAAAATCCAGGCAAGACAGAAGTTGGAAATAAGGGACGGAGAAAAAGTCCTTCTGTTTTTCGGGAATATCGCACCATATAAGGGATTGGAATATTTAGTGTTGGCCATGCCGATTCTCAAGGAAAAACTTGGTCACATCAAATTGATCATCGCAGGCAGGGTCAAGAATTGTAATTCCTATTGGGAAAAAAATCAGGAAATGATAGTAAAAAACAAATTAGAAGATTGTGTTCTTGCAAGAACGGAATTTATACCGGATGAGGACGTGGAAATATATTTTAAAGCAGCTGATGCTTTGATCCTGCCATATAGGAGTATATATCAAAGCGGGGTACTTTTCCTTTCGTATAATTTCGGCCTTCCCGTTATTGCAACGGATGTTGGATCCTTGCGGGAGGACATTATCGAAGGGGAAACCGGATATTTGTGTCCACCGGAAGATCCGAATAGCTTGGCTTTGAGCATTATTAATTATTATGAAAGCCGTCTGTATAAAGAAATTGAAACAAATAAATATAAAATAAAAAACTTTGCAAAAGAAAAATATTCTTGGAGTAAAATTGGTGATATAACAATTTCAGCTTATAATATGTATGTATAA
- a CDS encoding glycosyltransferase family 9 protein, protein MPVISKVWPGMRVTWITRAESIQLLANNPYITEILPYGTDALVHLAARTFDKVINLDAGRISAALASMANAKEKIGYIVSDEGYVIGTNPAAEVWLKMGVFDDLKKANQRTYQEIMCSIAGLPTDGIRYVFELTEEEINNGRDQLQKMGVDLEKNIIGIFTGGGGRWVQKQWIEERFIDLILNLKQELGQSAVILLIGGPQEKEQNQRISSRVQGRAVDVGCDNTVRHVASLIRSCTVLLSGDSLPMHVALSMGRRVVVLFGPTSHSEIELFGLGEKVFADLDCLVCYKQVCDCKPNCMELITVDMVKQAILRQLSLS, encoded by the coding sequence TTGCCGGTCATCAGCAAGGTATGGCCTGGTATGAGAGTGACTTGGATCACTCGGGCGGAGTCGATTCAACTCTTGGCGAACAATCCATATATCACTGAAATATTGCCATACGGGACGGATGCCTTGGTGCATTTGGCCGCCAGGACTTTTGATAAAGTGATAAATCTCGACGCAGGTAGAATCTCTGCCGCGCTTGCATCCATGGCGAATGCAAAAGAAAAAATTGGATACATCGTGAGCGATGAAGGTTACGTTATCGGAACGAACCCCGCGGCGGAAGTTTGGTTGAAAATGGGAGTTTTCGATGATCTCAAGAAGGCGAATCAACGCACTTATCAGGAGATCATGTGCTCCATCGCAGGTCTTCCGACGGACGGTATTCGATATGTCTTTGAGCTGACAGAAGAGGAAATCAATAACGGTCGCGACCAACTCCAGAAAATGGGTGTGGATCTCGAGAAGAATATCATCGGGATATTCACTGGAGGGGGAGGGCGATGGGTCCAGAAACAGTGGATAGAGGAGAGATTCATTGATCTTATCTTGAATTTGAAACAGGAACTTGGCCAATCTGCGGTCATACTGTTGATAGGAGGCCCCCAGGAGAAGGAGCAAAACCAAAGAATATCGAGCAGGGTGCAGGGACGTGCAGTGGATGTTGGGTGTGACAATACCGTTCGCCACGTCGCGTCATTAATCCGATCATGTACGGTCCTTCTTTCCGGCGATTCCCTGCCTATGCACGTAGCTCTCTCGATGGGGCGGCGAGTCGTCGTTCTTTTTGGGCCGACGAGCCATTCAGAGATCGAACTTTTCGGGCTCGGAGAAAAAGTGTTCGCGGACCTGGATTGCCTTGTATGCTACAAGCAGGTCTGCGATTGCAAGCCGAACTGCATGGAATTGATCACGGTTGACATGGTGAAGCAGGCGATCCTTCGGCAATTGTCCCTGTCCTAA